In the genome of Arabidopsis thaliana chromosome 4, partial sequence, the window GCTGCCCTGGTTTTAGCAATAACATCGGCAGATCATATTCAACACACATAGATTTGAAATATTGTGTTATACAATGACATGATAAAGGTAAAAGAGGATAGAAAGTCGACAGATCTGGATGGATTCGAACCACCAACCTCTCATAATGAGAGCTCTACCATTTTGAGCTTACAGATCTATTAGCACAAACCTTGCCTATTTGGATCAACTCCATGGGCTACCGAGAATCATTTCTAATATGGTCGCTCCAATATTCCACCCCACTTGAAGCATCCTGAAGACGGAAAGCCCACGGTTGCAAGAgtttaataaaaccaaattagatataaatcaaacttgaaatttatatataaaatcatcaaatagaACTAATTTGAAGTAGTAACACCACAGAGTTGTATGATATCAAACAATGATCAATGCATAAACTGAAACTGacttattaaatttgaaagatCCCATCAGAATGCAAAAGTCTAAAAAAAACTACTGTACGAAATGATACAACAACAGAGTATATATCAATCGAAACTGCAGGCTCGAATCGAGTCCAAACGCCATCATATCAAAAATCAGAGACCTTCGATACTCGTATTACTTCTCCAGGAGCTAGCTACTCTAGCCATAGCTCTTGCTAATGAATGCAGCCGTGATAAATCCAAATCGTAAAACCCATACGAGAGACTAAATACTACAGCGCTATTTTCTAGAATAGGTCAGAATATTCACTACTGATATTTCTTTACGTAATCATAAAACTGGGTACAATTTCTTCCAATGAGAATTCTTACAGAAAAAGTACAAACATCAAACAACAGTAGATAGATAAAGTGGAGAATATAACAAACTGCCATGGAACCGTTCGATTAGACAATTTAAGGTCCTACGAATACTTTGGTAGAAGTACTTTGTGAATAATGTATTATAACAGTCAATTTGAAAATGAGGCAACTATTTCCATGCTCAAAAATAAAGGCCGATTCGAGATTGTAATAAATATTTGGTGTCAGGTTTGTTATATGATGCAAATAAAGAGAATAACGGAGAATTTAAACTCAAAATTGAAGGTACCTTGGTTGGAGGATGTTGGATTAAGATTTGGCCAGCTTGTCTCCAGATCCGCTGATCTTAAGATCCGGATCGAGAATATTTCTGTGGTATTGAGAGAATTTACGTGAATGAATCGAGATCAAAGGTAGTGTGTACGAAGAGCGAGAAGCAAGACACACACGCAAGAGGGGAGAACCCGGGCAAAAAAAATCCCCCGTGCGAACTCCCCTCGACAACacgaaactttttttttttattaaggaTTTTGGTGACCTGCCATGCAAGCGCACCTGTCATGGCAAAGGTCGGATGACAAAGATGTTTACGCAGAACTATATCGTCCCTATAAACATCTCATACATCCATCAATCAACTTAACTCACATCAATATCACATatcagcttcttctctcttcttcaccctCTCATCTCTCTAGCTCCATAGAGAATTGACGGATTCATCATTCATCACCTCATCAAAAGCTCAGTAACGCAGATCTGACGAACCTCGAGGCCGGTTCATGATCTAAGATCAGATCTGGAATCGAAAACAACGAATATATACATAACTACAAAGAATTCAATCGAATTAAACGAATCAATTATCAGATCCAGCTACGAGAAGCCATAATTTACCAGATCTTCAACCGATCTTCGGAGCTCAACCGCGACGATCCGTCTTCTGACGAGGAATCAACCGGAGCCTCTGGATCTCTTCGTATAAGACGCCGATCTGTAGATCGGAAGGAGATCAGTGACGATCTTCATCGGAAAACCTCCGAGAGGACTATATAGAAGAGAGATCTAGAGAAAACGATgaacaaaaattgaatgaaTCAATGAATAAAGCGGGTATGAGAACTTAATTAGGTCGACGCGTTGTTATATATAGAGGGTTGGGAGTAATGGACGGACGAGATTAATTGATTAACGTTTAGATCAACGGTCTAAGATTTATATTGTTGGAGAGATTACGTGTTTAGTGGCGTTTTTAATGTGAGGCGGTTGTTTTACacaaaagaaattacaaaGTAAAGGCGTTTTGGGAAAGGGACAGCTAATATgggttgttgttggtgttttACCGATTCATTGCACGTTTTCTCATTGACAAATGGCATCTTCGTAGCAAGTTCCTTCACGACTCTTCCATATTTTCTTGgtcttttctttaattaaaaaacaatatttaaaagGAACAACAAATTGGCCCACCTTCTAGATTAAATCTTCCACTTTGATTTTGTCGTAGTCGAGAAATAATGGGCCAAAACGTAAATGGGCTAATACAAAGCCCAAGATCAGACGCGACAGCTGCTCGGAAGCATATTTTGTACATAGCCCAAGATACACACAAAGACAGAGTAAACGAAATGAAGATTATCATCACGACTAATCTATTAGTTCTCTAGAAGTCTCCATGGGGATTATCAGCATTCCTGCTTCCACTACCTCTAATCTCAGCATAACCCGGAGGTAGTTTTGGGGGATGAATAACAGGCAAGTTGCTGGAAGATCCGGGGACAACAGATGGTCGGAATGACCAATTGATTGTGCTGATACCTGTAGATGGAGATGGATTTGAAGGGAATGGGTTATGGTCTCTTAGATATATAGGCAATGTTTCCTTATCGCctagctgctgctgctgctgcttaTCGAGTTGTTGCTTTTCATAGTCCATAGCATTAGGTTTTGCTGGCTCGCTTATCATCTCCGCTGGGTTCATGACACTGGCAGTTCCAAACAGCCAAGGCTGTCTGAATTTTGGCTGCTTATCTTCTTTGCCTTTCGGTTGTTGGTAGGTATGATCGAAAGTTTCGATTGGTTTCGCAGAGGGCTTGTCTTTTTCCACGAAACTAGGTTCAGGTGGATCCACGGCTCTAGGAGTTGTTGAGCGGGTTGTGGAGATTGTGGTTGTGGGAAATGCTTTCTCTGGTGGCACAGCTGGTGTGTAGTTAGATGGAAGTAGATCGTCCCAATTCTCTAGCAGTTCTTTATAGACTTTGCGTAGAGTTACCTCAGTTAGTCCGGTTATTTTACATATCTCTGCTTGTGTCTTTCGCTTGTCTTCAAGTTGACATGCCAGATAGATAGCAGCTGCAGAAATGCTGATCGGGTTTCTACGGGTGCAGAAGCATTTGTTGATCACAACTTCTCCAATGTGTGTTGCTAGTTCCTAGGAAGATTGAAAACAGACAAATACTTAGGGGGATCATAATAGGCATCAGAGTAGTGCATCTGAGATATTGCAAAGTGTCACATTGGATAGTGAAAAGTCATTGGAAGCGGGAAAAAGTCCATGCATTGATACACTATTCACGTTGCATTTTAGGCCTTTCAAAAAGAAGTATAAGTTTAGTAGCACACCTGAGCAGATTTGTTTAGTTGAAGGAGGGTACAGAATCTTGGCATATGAACTGATATAGAGTTACTGTTGATGGGTTGACTTAGTTGTAGAGCTTCTCCTAAAATCTTGATGTACTTCCCAATTTCCTTCTGCTGTACATTGGCTGCAATGGAGATTTCCTATTGTGCAAAGTAAGACAAATACATTAGACACAAATCAAGTCTCAATAATAAACTGAAAGAAGTGCTGCTCCTGTATAAGTTCATAAGTGATGGTCCACATTTGGTTGTAACAAAATCTGCCTCTAGAAAAGATAATTCTGTATTCTACGATACGATATCCATCTAAAAGCTAATTTACGAACAAAACATgtcaaaaatatcatcaaacaACTGAGACAAATGATAAGAACAGTTATTGATTAAGATAAAGTACACCAACATGGAAGCTTAATTCCTTCAAGCAAACACACAAGCTTTAGAAACCTAGCATAGACTGGTCATAGTTCTTCAATTCGAAAACGATGGTAGCTGTTCAAGAAACTACAATGATAATTTATCCAGAATCAACCATATAGTCACAACTTCTTTCAACTCAAAACGATGAGAACGAACTAGTTTTCTAACATAAACAATTCATCTAGCAATGTAACTTCAAGTAATTGAGACTAAGTAGCTAAATCTGCCATTAAAACTTGTAATGAAATAGGTTCTCTAATTACCTGAAGAGTTCTAGGTTCTTGAGCCTCCCTAATAGCTTGAACAAGGCAAGCAGTGGCTAAAGCTTCAACGCTTCTGTTTCGCAAGCAAGTAGCTGAGCAACAATCCCTAAACAACTGGAAAGCATGCTCAGAGATATCGCAATCCAATCCTAAAATCGATGCCACATCGATAATCTGCATATAAGCCCTAAGATTATCCACCACAACAGTCGACGAATTCGAATTCGATGTTGACGAAGCGAGTTCTAGGGTTCGTTCGAGTTCAGCGAGATGACCGGAGAAAGAGAGGGAAGAGCGAGCGAAAATCGGGCTTGGCTCGAGGGACCAGGTAGAGAAGGCGGTAATGAATCCGGTAGGTTCGAACGGATCTTCCTCGTCTTCAGGAGACGGTTGCGCCGCCGTTTGGAGATCGGAAGTGACTAAGCAGAGAGGAGTGTCTTGGGCTCGGAGATGGAAGAGGTGGTGGTTTTGCGTCTGTCGTTCTTCCATTACGCGACCGCAAGATGAGCACTCCGTTATTGATCTACCGGAGCTCGTGGTGGTACACCGTCCCTGCGCCGATGAACAGTACGGACActtcatttttgtgtttctttacgtttgtgtttttttttttttcactctcACGTGCGAGTGTGGTAAAGCTTTTTTATACTACAAGAGTAAACAAACCGCGTATTTTAGTTTAGTCAACAAATCTTAATTTGGTAATCTACAGTGGCAAAAGGTTGCCAATAACAACACAGATTCAAGAGTCCCAAGTTTTGAAGatatcagaagaagaaatatatcaTAAGGGATCCATTGCTTTTTCGTGTAAAGTCATAAGGTTCCATTTGCTtctacatatatttataaaagtaGCTCTATATAATTACCAACGATAGAATGTAAAAAGAGCAATTTGATTTcgaaaattgaattttagtCCCAAAATGAAATCTATCCATTTGGTAGTTCATCTTTTGGCTTCAGCAAGTAGTAGACATATGTTACCAATATCATTATCAGCTACTAGCTGCTGGCTTGTGTAGAATTCTCTTCAAGTTTCTTCCCAAATCCCTTGCACTCTGAGAACAAACcgataaagaaaagaaaaaagagtttaacaCTCAGGTTAAGTCTATGAACAAtttaagagaagaaattaaaagatgaATCCTGATCAAGAAGCTAAGGTGGGTGATGGAAGCTCTACCAAACTTGATCAACCAACTTTCACAAAAGAGGTTTAGCATTAAatgcaagaaacaaaaccgaAAGCTATACCTATCTGAAATCTCATAACATAATTTTAAGAAGACATAATCTACTCAACCACATGCTATTATGCATACCAGTATCTTACACTAGATCTACATACCCAGTCTCCAGAAAAATTAGACCTTGACCATTATAAGGTACTATGTGTATCGAAAGTTCATACAGGTCTTTATATGTTTGGATATCAAGCATGGATCCATATAGCTGGTCACCAATCACAAACAAAGATAGAGTATACACAAACTAACTTTAACAGGTAATAACTTAAAGAGTAACACTAAATCTTAATGGCATATCTCCAGACACAGAAGAACTTGACCATCAAACTGAACAACCTAAGCTAGGTACACTCAAGATCTAAACTCCAGATACCAGATTGAACATTACTATTTACTCCAGCACAGAGGCAAGATCGACTACCATCTATCTATACCTCTACCTACTGATTCTAAGTGACTAATATAGTGAAAACAAATCGAAATTTAAAGCAAGAATCATCACCATTGATCTAGAAGGAGGTGGATCAAGAGTGATCGACCGCGCCGACATCTTGGCGATTTCACCAATAGCAGCTTCTCTAACCCCAGGCACATCACTAGTGAGTTCTTCATAAGCAGCAACAAAAGCCTCTTGCCAAAATCTAGGCAATTTGATCCGACGACTATTAGTATACACATCCCACATATGCTTCaccactttctctctctcctccaTTTCCTAAAAAATACCACAAATTCCAAAACCTCAAAAACCAGACTACAATCAAATTACACACCAAATCAACCGaaatagaaacagagagagtaaACAACCAGAACGTCGAGATTATCGTAGTTCGGAATCCCTAGATCTTCCGATAACCGGTTCAGATTCCCGGTAGATAACCGGAGAGTGACGGTGCCAGTAAACATCGACCAAAAAGCCAAAAGCAAAATCGCAGCAAACGCCCAGAACTTATATCGACCTCTTCCAAACAAGACCGAGTCAGAGCTTTCCTTCTTCGAATTCGCCATAGCTGTTCCCGTCGCCGTACcagtcgtcgtcgtcgtcggcAATGCATCGTCCTCCTTCATCTTGATCTCAAATACTAATTACAACTCAATAATCTTGCTTAGTGAGTGATGCTAACACCAAATCTGAGCTCTCGTGAATCGATTTCAGTAGATTCAGTTCAATTGGGAAAGTGTCGGCTCGATTTTGTTAAATCTGAGAgagaactttaaaaaaaaaaaaatcagttcaCTCTCTTCACAGTTCACACTACTGGGCCATTATTAGCTAGTAATTGGCGATGTATTAGCCGTTGATCTTAAAttgttaatgaaaaaaatactaaagcGTGCGTCAATCTTGACCGttgatttataatttgataaaagcCACACAAAAGTACAACTAAACGACGTCGTGTAATGAGTGAGAAACCCCAAACGCTGTCGTTTCATTTAATGATAACATTATATTCATCATGCTAAGCTGCACCGTTTTCGCCGCGTACTTTATCACCGTCTCTTTGAAAAAGCGCTTCGATTTCTTCAAGTGATTTTCCTTTCGTCTCCggcaagaggaagaagaagaaattccACGCCACTGCCGCAACTCCGGCGAACATAAAGAAAGCTCCACCGGTGGTTATCGCACTAGTCAACGACAAAAACGACATCGACACGGTGGCGTTCATTACTCTGTTCACCGCAACGCCGAGACTCGCTCCTTGTGCCCTAAGCTTCAACGGGAAAACCTCAGAACTGTAGACCCAAGTTATTGGGCCGAGCCCAATAGAGAAAAACGCCACGAAACTATAAGCCGCAACTATGCTCAGTACTAAAGCCCACGCTAATTTCCCGCCAGCATTTTGGGCCATTGTAAGCCCAAATCCCAACATTGTCAACGCAATGACCATTCCTCCAACGCTGGTCAACAAAAGCTTCCTTCGACCTACCTTGTCTAACAATAAAGTCGCAGTGAAAATAAACGTCGTTTTCATGATTCCGACACCGATAGTAACCAAGAAAAGCTTGTCTTTAGTCGTGATTCCTGCTTTCTTAAAGATCCTCGGACCGTATAAAAGCACTGCTTCGATTCCGGAGGCGTGTTGGAAGAAATGAATCCCAAGAGCAGTTAAAAGAACACGTCTCACTGCAGGAGTTGGTCTTAGAATGAGCTCTTTCCACACTCCTTCACCATGAGTCTTCTTACCCTCCATTTTCACAACATCGTCTACGCATTTCGGGTCGATTCCCGCAGCAGCTTTGATGTCTTGAAAGCGGAGTTCTGCTTCTTCAGGGGAATTAGATACCAATTCCAATATCTCCTTGCCTTCCTTAAGACGGCCTTGCATAATCAACCACCGTGGAGATTCCGGCATTTTCAAGATCCCGAACGCTAGCACTAGGGACGGAACCGCGGCTATACCGAGCATGAGTCTCCAACCGATATGCATAGGTAACTTGGAGAAGAAGTAATTCACGATATAACCTAGTAAAATCCCTATACTGATACAAAGGTGAGGAAGAGAAGCTAAGAGTCCTCTATGTGAAGCAGTTGCGATCTCGGCAGAGTAAACCGGAGCAACCATCAGAGCAAAACCGACTCCGAGTCCAGCGGTGCATCTACCGGATAGGAGAACCGGATAATTCGGACCCCAACCCATCAATATTGAGCCTAACATGAATAGTATTGAGGCCAAGACGATTGTGTAACGCCGTCCGATTATGTCCGACGTTCTTCCGGCGAGCAATGATCCGACAAGGGCACAAAGGTTGAGAATTCCAGTGAGAACTTCTATTTGAACGTCGTTTGtcttcaaatcttcttctatAAACACCATCGCTCCACTCATAACACCAGTATCTACacaaatacccaaaaaaaacaaaaaaaaacttataatctTATCAATTCTCAtgatcatattaaaaaaaataccatCCCAAGTCATTCAAATCGTTGAATGATATGTGGATGATGTAtaatcaaaaatcatatttctagagaaaaccataaatttgacatcaaaaacttttataaagaATAAACACCTCTGTACTTTTCAAAGTTACtagcacaaaaaaagttactatcacaaatattttttaaaaattcttttcTCATATTACAACCCCAATGGTCTTCCACAACAAATGTTAGTTTTGGAGAATTCTCTATTACTTACCGTAACCAAAGATGATGGAGACGATGGAGGCGACGATAGCACATTGAAGAGCGAATCTATTAACTCCGGCCGGCTTCTCGCCGGAGATTTGATCGGCCATGATTAATTAACCACCACGTTACAAGAAGGTATAGAGACTTTTGTCGATCTATGTCTCTCTCAGTTATAAGCTTTTATCTAAAAGTTCGTTAAGAGTTAGGTCTTACTAATCTCTCTTGCTCTCTCAGTACCAAAGAAAAGATTCGGtgattatatagaaaaaaaatagttgacAAAACAGTAGTCGTGAAAGCCACAAGCTACTGTTAAGAGATGATTTAGTTATTTGAATCCAATGGACAAGAGTCATCCACATcgttttaatatatgtttatagaATGAAACATGTTTTGTGATCAAATTCTAATTACAGACCTTGACTGTAATTAAAAGTTAACAGTTACAGCTTGACCAGACTATAAACTTGGAAGCTCTGATGTCATGTGTAAACCTGAGTTGGCATTAGTCGTTAATAAGTTAACTTTGGATTTTGGATAAGAACGTATGTGTAACAAAGTTGACTCTTTGGGGGTGAGTTTTGGACTaactaagatttttttttcgattAATAAGATATGGGTAGACACCGACACGAGTCCGTTATCATTGCCTTATTGGATAAGAGCTATTTCTAATAggtgctttttgtttttatcctcgtgaatatttttaaattttcttgtttttatacacgtgaatattttaaaaatatcttgttTTAGATCGCGAGAATTTTAAAACTTCATGTCACTGTGTAACCAAACACTCGATTTGGATGGACTCATGGAGTCAACTATGGAGAGTCAGAGTGTAAAACGTCATGGGTCCATTTTTAAATTAGATTTCAAAGTTTGAAGTTTTAGATGAGTTGCCCGAAAAGTCAAGTGGGCTTCATTAGTTTAGACTTTGAATCACGTGAATAGCCAAATTCTTGTTTGTTAATTAAGCcaatagccaaaaaaaaaaaaaaaaacttgatttggaaatttgtggtattttcttaattatagtATGTAAATATCCTCAAGTTGACTTGCATGAATATTTTGATGGTGATTACGGTTTGTGGATCAGTGGATGAGATTTGAACCTAtaacatgttatttgtttatatgttcatgcattttaattaaaaatttttttttgcattttaattacttgttctttcctttttcagTGTTTTGCataatttcaactttttcccaaaaaaaaaaaactgatttggGAAGTTCGTACCTCATGTTTCTCCAATAGTATGCCTACAATAAGAAACAATtattgacaaagaaaaaaagagatgttTGTAATTAATTGTCTAACGTAAGGCAGCCATGAGCCAACTAGTATTTCCGATAAACTTTCGTGTTGTAACTAAAAGTGTAACCCATCAAAAACTACATGCAGTTTCTTCCTATATCCACGACAAAGTTTAACCCTAAAACCTATCGCTACATCTTGAGAGGAAGAACCTACATCTATAGAAAAACTAATCGAGTCTAAATCTAAATTGGTccaaataaagagaaaatgaataaGTAATTTTGACgatattgaaaataataatttatcaaCCATAAGAAAAGTCTCTCTACCAcacttttaataatttatcgTATGGTGGACTCATAATACACCATATGTGCGCAGTCGTAACCTCGTGTGGTAATGTCATCGAACGAATCACGAAtgtattatcaaaatataaagatgatTACATATATTAGGATGAATTACTAATTACAtcatgttacaaaaaaaaaatcacgaacTCAATACCATGATTCTATATGTTTGTATATAGAACATCTAATGTTTTCGAGATACATCCGGTGTTTGAATTTTGTGGAGGATTATTTATTGGAAAACATCGTGTGTACAACGAACCTAACTCAGTTTCATTTGGTGCTTTGGCTTTTGGTTCGCGATATGCTTTACTGATTTTAGAGATTTAGCCGCCAACATCAGCTCATTACCACTTTTACTCTTTTAAACCAAACTGTCTGCTAAGTTTCAAGCATCTTTAAAATACtttctaatatttaaaattttaatagcTTGTGGAATCAACTGTTGAAATGATGATTCAGTTTATTTACGTTTCTGATTTAACGTTgttaatttttcaatttttgttttcattgttaaAAGTTAACTTTAGTACATCAAAGTAGATCACGTTTCTCAAAAAGCTCACTATATAAAATATCCATAGATTTTATTCACCAACTTTGTACTGTTCTGTTTCCGGACGAGTAGGTGATGTTATTGGATTATTTCgtcaaaagtttatatttgaCTTACTAGTATGAAGAAAGCATacttttcaacaaaaatgttccacaatttgtattaaaatattatagagaCATCAGTGTtacagaaaattaaaaacattacatATAATGTAGACTATATAGTATAGTATTACTTATGTGATTCCCGTAATTTTCGTTTGAACTTTGgaatctttttaattaaatttagagCTATTGATACAAAATAAGCAAACAACTACGCAAGATGATTAACATTTTGCAACCTTAGGATTTGCAAATTCTCTGAAAGATGTTGCAACTCAAATACTTACCTGATCAGAAACCTATCAAAATCATTGTTGAAAATTTGTCACTCTTATCTTTCGTGCAAGTCAAAATTAGGGGAAGCCAAGTCAAATTGAGTTCCAACGAGATCAAGATTCCACTATACGCGAAACCATCTTCGTaccaagaaacagagtttagCTATACCAACAGAACCAGCTTGACCCTTTAGTTGCAAGTAGAAGGATATgtaaaaacaacataaaactGAAAGAAACTTGAATTCATCATGAAGCACAAGTGTGTAGAACAAAGCAGTGAACTATATGAACCTGAAAATTGTTGACTATGGAATTCTAGAGATTCCAACAACAAACCGTCAAGCTTTTACAAGCTAATTTatgaggaaagaaaaatgcaGGAGCAGCTTATAAATAAACCTGCATACTAGATCATAGTTTTCAACAAGTCTTCAAGCAACAAAATAAGATGTTCAATCGAAATGCTCTTGAGCTATTAAGCAGCAGCAGCCTCTTTTGCAGAAGATGGAAAAGCATCGGTTTTTGAATACAGCCCGAGTTCCTCCTCGAGTTTCTTCCACGCATTCAAGAAACTCGGAGGgaatttcttcttcaccgtTCTAATCAACCCTTTAGCgtcatctcttttcttgttctcCACCAATCCCACAACCAAATGCTTCAAAGTGTTGAAATCTGGAATCTTGTGCATATACACACTCTTCTTGAAGATCGCATAGCCTTGCTCGTACAATCGGCTATAACAAAGATGAAATATCAATGTCCTAAAAGTAGCTGCGTTGGGAGCACAGTTGTTACCTTCAAGTCCTTCATACACTTTCTTAGCTTCGTCCAACATTCCTCTCTCACAATACGCAGTCATAAGATAGTTATAGCTAATCGTATCAGGTTTCAATCCCATACTACTCATTTCTTCAATCAACTCCTTAACTCTTTCAGGGCTTTCCTTTTGAGCACTCATTATACGAACATTATACGCTGCATTATCCAATTCACAGCCTTTCTTCACCATCTCATTCCACAAGTTATCAGCTACCTCGAGCTCACCTTTCTTATACAATGAACTCAAAATGGTGGTGAAAGCAATGGTAGTAACTTCCATGCCTTTACCTTGCATCTGTCTCATAATCTCAATGGCTTTTTCAGGGGTACCAGAGTCACAGTATGACTTAATCAATATACCGTAAGAGATTTTGTCAGGGATGATCTTATTGTACCTCTGAGGAATTTCGTCGAACAGTTGGGGGACTTTATCGAAATTCTTGGAATGGAGACAAGCGTTGAGCAAGGCGTTGAAGGAAACAGCTGATCTGGGTGTGCCGTATTGATCCATCTGCTCGAAGGTTCTCATGGCGTGATTAAACATAGAGGCTTGGCCGTAAGATCTGATAAGCGTAGAGTAGAAAggttcttctttgattttgggaTCATTTTTGTGGGAttcaattagggtttcgatGTCTGAGAAACGGCGACACTTGGCGAGGCGACGAACAGTGAGCTCTTGGGCGTAGCGAGATGAAACAGGAGAGGCTGAGTGATCGGAGACATTGGCGTAGATCTTAAGAGCTTTGTCGGGATCGTGTTCTTTCCGGAGAGTGGACTTAGCTTTGGAGACAGAGATTTTGCCTGAAGAGGGAGCGGTGGTCGTACCGTCAGCGGCGGCTGAGGCAAATCGGCGAACAAGGCGGAGAGAAATACGAGAAGAAGCCATTTTGCAGAAATGGGTATTGTGGAGAGTGGTGGCGAGAAAAGGAGACGCCTTTAGGGTTTTAGTGGCTTAACAgagatttttgggttttacaagtttgcttctttttctttcttttttcttctatcagAAGAGAACCAAACTACTTGAATATTTCAATAGAGAGAGTACTCAACTTCTTGTGTTGATTTAGAACATATGTCACATTTACGAGAGACGAATGATGTTTTACGAGGGACTCATGATGTTATTCTGTGAATAATTTTTGAgataaatatttaagaaatagACCAAAGATATGAGATAAAAACGTTATAATAAGCAACGTGTCGATAATCTCATACTCTTACAATCACGCAAAAGGGTCTTGAAACTGAAGCAAAGTACTTAACTTTTAAGTAATagaaagcaaacaaagaagTGATCAGGCTCCATAATCACCCTGTTCAAACTTGTCTTCAGGGTAATACACTGCAACGACTTCATTTCCTCCAAATTTCCTACCATTCATCCCGAATCTTGCCCTAGTCGAGCCATCTGTATCGGCATACTTCAAAAACACCTGCACATTAAATATATCAGACAGTCAGATTACGACTAAATAGAAATATACAAGaagtagagagaaagagagagagataagttTACCTTGCCAAGGCCTGCCACTGGCTCACCATTGGGGCTTGGACGCGGAATCACAACATTGGTCAAAGCACCTGCATTTTAAGAgttaaagaacaaaacatttcGAATACAAGACAAGAAAACACAGACAAAAACAAgtcagttttttcttttaagaaataGTGGCCATTGGTGATAAATAGATTAGGAGGTTTATGCAGTCTCCTGTCTGTGTATGTTAGGGCTGATTCTTTATAGCAAAAGGCTGTAAAACAGCACAaccaagaaaacagagagacagATCAATATGCTTTTAAtcttatatttcaaaatagacCATATTGCGCAATTAAGAGGTCTCTTACCAAACTTTCCGCCTTCCTGTCTCATGTCTTCCATTATATCTCCATACTCCTCATCATCTCTAAGCT includes:
- the PMT6 gene encoding Major facilitator superfamily protein (Major facilitator superfamily protein; FUNCTIONS IN: carbohydrate transmembrane transporter activity, sugar:hydrogen symporter activity; INVOLVED IN: transport, transmembrane transport; LOCATED IN: integral to membrane, membrane; EXPRESSED IN: 19 plant structures; EXPRESSED DURING: 10 growth stages; CONTAINS InterPro DOMAIN/s: Sugar transporter, conserved site (InterPro:IPR005829), Major facilitator superfamily (InterPro:IPR020846), General substrate transporter (InterPro:IPR005828), Sugar/inositol transporter (InterPro:IPR003663), Major facilitator superfamily, general substrate transporter (InterPro:IPR016196); BEST Arabidopsis thaliana protein match is: Major facilitator superfamily protein (TAIR:AT2G18480.1); Has 44203 Blast hits to 43606 proteins in 2595 species: Archae - 767; Bacteria - 24504; Metazoa - 5461; Fungi - 8681; Plants - 2771; Viruses - 2; Other Eukaryotes - 2017 (source: NCBI BLink).); amino-acid sequence: MADQISGEKPAGVNRFALQCAIVASIVSIIFGYDTGVMSGAMVFIEEDLKTNDVQIEVLTGILNLCALVGSLLAGRTSDIIGRRYTIVLASILFMLGSILMGWGPNYPVLLSGRCTAGLGVGFALMVAPVYSAEIATASHRGLLASLPHLCISIGILLGYIVNYFFSKLPMHIGWRLMLGIAAVPSLVLAFGILKMPESPRWLIMQGRLKEGKEILELVSNSPEEAELRFQDIKAAAGIDPKCVDDVVKMEGKKTHGEGVWKELILRPTPAVRRVLLTALGIHFFQHASGIEAVLLYGPRIFKKAGITTKDKLFLVTIGVGIMKTTFIFTATLLLDKVGRRKLLLTSVGGMVIALTMLGFGLTMAQNAGGKLAWALVLSIVAAYSFVAFFSIGLGPITWVYSSEVFPLKLRAQGASLGVAVNRVMNATVSMSFLSLTSAITTGGAFFMFAGVAAVAWNFFFFLLPETKGKSLEEIEALFQRDGDKVRGENGAA
- a CDS encoding polyol transporter, putative (DUF1195) (Protein of unknown function (DUF1195); CONTAINS InterPro DOMAIN/s: Protein of unknown function DUF1195 (InterPro:IPR010608); BEST Arabidopsis thaliana protein match is: Protein of unknown function (DUF1195) (TAIR:AT5G65650.1); Has 67 Blast hits to 67 proteins in 15 species: Archae - 0; Bacteria - 0; Metazoa - 0; Fungi - 0; Plants - 67; Viruses - 0; Other Eukaryotes - 0 (source: NCBI BLink).) is translated as MKEDDALPTTTTTGTATGTAMANSKKESSDSVLFGRGRYKFWAFAAILLLAFWSMFTGTVTLRLSTGNLNRLSEDLGIPNYDNLDVLEMEEREKVVKHMWDVYTNSRRIKLPRFWQEAFVAAYEELTSDVPGVREAAIGEIAKMSARSITLDPPPSRSMSARDLGRNLKRILHKPAASS